In Arachis stenosperma cultivar V10309 chromosome 1, arast.V10309.gnm1.PFL2, whole genome shotgun sequence, one DNA window encodes the following:
- the LOC130970695 gene encoding ADP-ribosylation factor-like protein 2, with product MGLLSIIRKIKRKEKEMRILMVGLDNSGKTTIVLKINGEDTSVISPTLGFNIKTITYQKYTLNIWDVGGQKTIRSYWRNYYEQTDGLVWVVDSSDLRRLDDCKMELDNLLKEERLSGASLLILANKQDIKGALTPEEIAKVLNLEAMDKSRHWKIVGCSAYTGEGLLEGFDWLVQDIASRIYMLDY from the exons ATGGGTCTTCTCAGCATCATTCGTAAgatcaaaagaaaagagaaggaaatgcGAATTCTTATGGT GGGATTGGACAATTCTGGGAAGACAACAATCGTTTTGAAGATTAACGGGGAGGATACTAGCGTCATTAGTCCTACTCTTGGCTTCAACATCAAAACCATCACCTACCAAAA GTACACCCTAAATATATGGGATGTCGGGGGCCAGAAAACAATACGATCTTATTGGAGAAACTACTACGAGCAAACGGATGGTTTGGTTTGGGTAGTTGACAGTTCAGATCTAAGAAGGTTGGATGATTGCAAAATGGAGCTCGATAACCTCCTAAAGGAAGAG AGGCTATCTGGAGCATCCTTATTGATACTAGCAAATAAACAGGACATTAAAGGTGCCCTTACGCCTGAAGAGATAGCCAAG GTGCTTAACTTGGAAGCCATGGACAAATCTCGTCATTGGAAGATAGTTGGCTGTAGTGCATACACTGGCGAGGGTCTGCTTGAGGGTTTTGATTGGTTAGTCCAGGACATAGCCTCCAGAATCTATATGCTTGATTACTAA